One Sphingomonas sp. BT-65 genomic window carries:
- a CDS encoding LysR substrate-binding domain-containing protein: MRNLPPLAAVRVFEAAARRGNFTRAAEELGMAQAAVSNQVKLLEERLGIPLFRKEGRGVALTPLGERIAPQVSAAFDGLAEAFAAARAEDDSVITISAPTTFAANWLAARLGSFQVSRPELAVRVRVSDAVVDLAAGDADVAIRGAQRPWPGMVSHFLMRMPFTVLASPAFLAAHPPIRTPADLLRLPRVSPDDRWWELWFESVLEDAVEISQPGVGFDSQVHMGSAAIAGHGLAVLSPAMWLPALAAGQLVQVLPQVVNYRNSFWLVYPESKRHTPKIRAFRDWLMAEVRTSLGDDPYSALVPPEV; this comes from the coding sequence ATGCGCAACCTGCCGCCACTCGCCGCCGTCCGCGTGTTCGAGGCCGCGGCGCGTCGTGGAAATTTCACGCGTGCCGCCGAGGAGCTGGGCATGGCCCAGGCGGCGGTCAGCAACCAGGTGAAGCTGCTCGAAGAACGATTGGGCATCCCGCTGTTCCGCAAGGAGGGGCGGGGCGTCGCGCTGACCCCGCTCGGCGAGCGCATCGCGCCGCAGGTGAGCGCGGCGTTCGACGGGCTCGCCGAAGCCTTCGCCGCGGCGCGCGCGGAGGATGATTCGGTCATCACCATCTCCGCGCCCACCACCTTCGCCGCGAACTGGCTGGCGGCGCGACTGGGCAGCTTTCAGGTTTCCCGTCCCGAGCTCGCGGTGCGGGTGCGGGTTTCGGACGCGGTGGTCGACCTTGCCGCCGGGGACGCCGACGTCGCGATCCGCGGCGCGCAGCGGCCCTGGCCGGGGATGGTCTCGCATTTCCTGATGCGCATGCCGTTCACGGTGCTGGCGAGCCCGGCCTTCCTCGCCGCGCACCCGCCGATCCGCACGCCCGCCGACCTGCTGCGCCTGCCGCGCGTCTCACCCGACGACCGCTGGTGGGAGTTGTGGTTCGAATCGGTGCTCGAGGATGCGGTCGAGATCTCGCAGCCCGGTGTCGGTTTCGATTCCCAGGTGCATATGGGCAGCGCAGCGATCGCCGGGCACGGCCTGGCAGTGCTGTCGCCGGCGATGTGGTTGCCCGCGCTCGCTGCGGGGCAGCTGGTGCAGGTGCTGCCGCAGGTGGTGAATTACCGGAACAGCTTCTGGCTGGTCTATCCCGAGAGCAAGCGCCACACGCCCAAGATCCGCGCGTTTCGCGACTGGCTGATGGCCGAGGTGCGCACGTCGCTGGGAGACGATCCCTACAGCGCGCTGGTGCCGCCGGAGGTGTAA
- the purC gene encoding phosphoribosylaminoimidazolesuccinocarboxamide synthase has product MARRRQIYEGKAKILYEGPEPGTLIQYFKDDATAFNAQKKGTISGKGVLNNRISEHIFTLLGGIGIPTHFIRRLNMREQLIRQVEIVPIEVVVRNVVAGSLAKKLGIEEGTQLPRTIIEYYFKDDALGDPMVTDEHILCFGWASQEELHDMADMAIRVNDFMSGLFAGIGIRLVDFKLEFGRIWDNDYARIILADEISPDGCRLWDMVSGEKLDKDRFRRDLGGEVEAYQEVARRLGLLPEGADSAVLDLETHRKRRGK; this is encoded by the coding sequence ATGGCACGCCGCCGCCAGATCTACGAGGGCAAGGCCAAGATCCTCTACGAAGGCCCCGAACCCGGCACGCTGATCCAGTATTTCAAGGACGATGCGACCGCGTTCAACGCCCAGAAGAAAGGCACGATCAGCGGCAAGGGCGTGCTCAACAACCGGATCAGCGAGCACATCTTCACGCTGCTCGGCGGCATCGGCATCCCGACTCACTTCATCCGTCGCCTCAACATGCGCGAGCAGCTGATCCGCCAGGTCGAGATCGTCCCGATCGAGGTGGTGGTGCGCAACGTCGTCGCCGGATCGCTGGCGAAGAAGCTCGGGATCGAGGAAGGCACGCAGCTGCCCCGCACGATCATCGAATATTATTTCAAGGACGACGCGCTCGGCGACCCGATGGTCACCGACGAGCATATCCTGTGCTTCGGCTGGGCAAGCCAGGAGGAGCTGCACGACATGGCCGACATGGCGATCCGGGTGAACGACTTCATGTCGGGCCTGTTCGCCGGGATCGGCATCCGTCTGGTGGACTTCAAGCTCGAGTTCGGCCGGATCTGGGACAATGACTATGCCCGGATCATCCTGGCCGACGAAATCAGCCCGGACGGCTGCCGGCTGTGGGACATGGTCTCGGGCGAGAAGCTCGACAAGGACCGTTTCCGCCGCGATCTCGGCGGCGAGGTCGAGGCCTATCAGGAAGTGGCACGCCGCCTGGGCCTGCTGCCCGAGGGCGCCGACTCGGCAGTGCTCGACCTCGAGACGCATCGGAAGCGCCGGGGGAAGTAA
- a CDS encoding amidohydrolase family protein, which translates to MMRLVLIAALLASAAAGRVYAHEEPAPAQASKPVPKEDLLKPPADAVHYVVVSEAGKHGSQWRWQLPDGRTAYRWSQELRGWITEMDQVTSFGRGGTIEALTVRGVTMSGDAAEEFRVANGRATWKTATDSGEARAGGWYIPAGGVGIAGAPLIEALARAGDAGVDFLPSGKGKMTLGPTQTIQGPDGPKPVQLAFISGILPSPLPVWLDEDKRYFADISFISVIPAGYEGALKQLRDAQDAATAQAVAGIAKHFLSPAARAPVLFDNVQLFDADKGVFLAGRAVLARDGRIAAIGAAGSLKAPAGVRVIDGRGKTLVPGIWDSHLHIGDDWNVLSNIANGITSFRSPGTNFDRAIDATRRRAAGELLMGEPFISVIIDKKDPLAAQGAEVVSSAEEAVAVVRRVKAAGLWGVKFYTSMNPAWIAPAAAEAHRLGLHVHGHVPATMKPSEAVAAGYDELTHLNFVVMESMPRAVIDKANTRQRMEGPARYFKDVDLDAPLMSGFVADLARRKTLVDPTIVIFEGMLTQDGGKPHPAYAPYMGIISPVIERSAFTSGGYPLVEGLTRDDYRKSYAKMVELVGRLHKAGVPIVAGTDGWGIELVRELEIYRQAGFTAAEALQSATIIPARVVGADKRTGSIAMGKEADMILVDGDPSTDLGALRRVVTVVSDGYVMDAAELRKAAGYSGAPK; encoded by the coding sequence ATGATGCGCCTGGTTTTGATTGCGGCACTGCTCGCGTCCGCTGCTGCGGGCCGTGTCTATGCCCACGAGGAGCCCGCGCCTGCGCAAGCGTCGAAGCCGGTCCCGAAGGAGGATCTGCTGAAGCCGCCCGCCGACGCGGTTCACTATGTCGTCGTGTCCGAAGCCGGCAAGCACGGAAGCCAGTGGCGCTGGCAGCTGCCCGACGGCCGCACCGCCTATCGCTGGTCCCAGGAGTTGCGCGGCTGGATCACCGAAATGGATCAGGTGACCAGCTTCGGGCGCGGCGGCACGATCGAGGCCCTGACCGTCCGGGGCGTCACCATGTCGGGCGACGCTGCCGAGGAGTTTCGCGTCGCGAACGGCCGCGCCACCTGGAAGACCGCCACCGATTCCGGCGAAGCCCGTGCCGGGGGCTGGTATATTCCGGCGGGCGGCGTCGGCATCGCCGGCGCGCCGCTGATCGAGGCGCTCGCCAGGGCGGGCGATGCCGGCGTCGATTTCCTGCCGAGCGGCAAGGGCAAGATGACCCTCGGTCCGACGCAGACCATTCAGGGTCCTGACGGTCCCAAGCCGGTCCAGCTCGCCTTCATCAGCGGCATTCTCCCTTCGCCGCTTCCCGTATGGCTCGATGAAGACAAGCGCTATTTCGCCGACATCAGTTTCATCTCGGTGATCCCGGCCGGGTATGAGGGCGCGCTCAAGCAGCTTCGCGACGCGCAGGACGCCGCCACCGCGCAAGCCGTTGCCGGTATCGCGAAACACTTCCTTTCGCCCGCCGCGAGAGCCCCGGTCCTGTTCGACAACGTCCAGCTTTTCGACGCCGACAAGGGGGTGTTCCTCGCCGGCCGGGCGGTGCTCGCGCGCGATGGCAGGATCGCGGCCATCGGCGCTGCGGGATCGTTGAAGGCACCGGCCGGCGTGCGGGTCATCGATGGCCGCGGCAAGACGCTGGTCCCGGGCATCTGGGACAGCCACCTCCATATCGGCGACGATTGGAACGTGCTGTCCAACATCGCCAACGGGATCACCAGCTTCCGCAGCCCGGGCACCAATTTCGATCGCGCGATCGATGCGACCAGGCGCCGGGCGGCCGGCGAGCTGCTGATGGGCGAGCCGTTCATCTCGGTCATCATCGACAAGAAGGATCCGCTTGCCGCACAGGGGGCCGAGGTGGTCAGCAGCGCGGAGGAGGCCGTGGCGGTCGTGCGCCGGGTCAAGGCCGCCGGACTGTGGGGCGTGAAATTCTATACCTCGATGAATCCGGCCTGGATCGCGCCCGCCGCGGCCGAAGCGCACCGGCTCGGCCTTCATGTGCACGGCCATGTGCCGGCCACGATGAAACCGAGCGAGGCCGTCGCCGCCGGCTATGACGAGCTCACCCACCTCAATTTCGTCGTCATGGAATCGATGCCCCGGGCGGTGATCGACAAGGCGAACACGCGGCAGCGGATGGAAGGGCCGGCGCGCTACTTCAAGGATGTCGATCTCGACGCTCCCCTGATGTCGGGCTTCGTCGCGGACCTCGCCCGCCGCAAGACGCTGGTCGATCCGACGATCGTCATCTTCGAAGGCATGCTCACGCAAGACGGGGGAAAGCCGCATCCGGCCTATGCGCCCTATATGGGGATCATCTCCCCCGTCATCGAACGCTCGGCATTCACCAGCGGCGGCTATCCGCTCGTCGAAGGGCTGACGCGCGACGACTATCGCAAGAGCTACGCGAAGATGGTCGAACTGGTCGGCAGGCTCCACAAGGCCGGCGTTCCGATCGTCGCCGGCACCGACGGCTGGGGGATCGAGCTCGTCCGCGAACTGGAAATCTATCGCCAGGCAGGTTTCACCGCTGCCGAGGCGCTGCAGAGCGCGACCATCATTCCCGCCCGGGTGGTCGGGGCCGACAAACGCACCGGCTCGATCGCAATGGGCAAGGAAGCCGATATGATCCTGGTGGACGGCGATCCCTCGACGGACCTTGGCGCGCTGCGCCGCGTCGTGACGGTCGTCAGCGACGGCTATGTCATGGACGCGGCGGAACTGAGGAAAGCCGCCGGCTATAGCGGCGCTCCCAAATAG
- the purS gene encoding phosphoribosylformylglycinamidine synthase subunit PurS, whose translation MKLRIVVTLKNGVLDPQGKAIEHALGSLGFSGVGEVRVGKLIELDVADGTSDADIDAMCQKLLANTVIENYRVEKQ comes from the coding sequence ATGAAGCTGCGCATCGTCGTCACCCTCAAGAACGGCGTGCTCGATCCGCAGGGCAAGGCGATCGAGCACGCGCTGGGTTCGCTCGGCTTCTCGGGCGTAGGCGAGGTTCGCGTCGGCAAGCTGATCGAGCTCGACGTCGCCGACGGCACCAGCGACGCGGACATCGACGCGATGTGCCAGAAGCTGCTCGCCAACACCGTGATCGAGAACTACCGGGTAGAGAAGCAATGA
- the purQ gene encoding phosphoribosylformylglycinamidine synthase subunit PurQ, producing MKTAVIVFPGSNCDRDLAVALESVTGTKPHMVWHGESELPQGLGLIALPGGFSYGDYLRCGAIAARSPVVRAVVEAAERGTPVIGVCNGFQVLTETGLLPGALMRNEGLNFVCRDVALTVDNSQTIFTSRYAAGETLSVPVAHHDGNYFADTATLDRLEGEGRIAFRYGEEVNGSARKIAGIVNAGGNVLGMMPHPERKIEAAHGGIDGRRLFEGLLEAVA from the coding sequence ATGAAGACCGCGGTCATCGTCTTTCCGGGCTCCAACTGCGACCGCGATCTCGCCGTCGCGCTGGAGAGCGTCACGGGCACCAAGCCGCACATGGTGTGGCACGGCGAGAGCGAGCTGCCCCAGGGCCTCGGCCTGATCGCGCTGCCCGGAGGCTTCTCCTATGGCGATTACCTGCGCTGCGGCGCGATCGCGGCGCGCTCCCCGGTGGTGCGCGCGGTGGTCGAGGCGGCCGAGCGCGGCACCCCGGTGATCGGAGTGTGCAACGGCTTCCAGGTGCTGACCGAGACCGGGCTGCTGCCCGGCGCGCTGATGCGCAACGAGGGGCTCAACTTCGTGTGCCGCGACGTCGCGCTGACCGTCGACAACAGCCAGACGATCTTCACCAGCCGCTATGCCGCGGGCGAGACGCTGTCGGTCCCGGTGGCGCATCACGACGGCAACTATTTCGCCGACACCGCAACGCTCGACCGGCTCGAGGGCGAAGGCCGCATCGCCTTCCGCTATGGCGAGGAGGTCAACGGCTCGGCGCGCAAGATCGCGGGCATCGTCAACGCCGGGGGCAATGTGCTCGGCATGATGCCGCACCCCGAGCGCAAGATCGAGGCTGCGCATGGCGGCATCGACGGCCGGCGGCTGTTCGAGGGATTGCTCGAAGCGGTCGCCTGA
- a CDS encoding queuosine precursor transporter: MDGEAAPVRINAGQVAGGHFRYYDYVMAAFCVILVLSNVVGAAKVATLGGLTFGAGILFFPLSYVLGDVLTEIYGYARARRVIWAGFGATIFAAVMCWVIVVMPPAPGWGGQEVYEAAFGQVWRIVGASVIAFWAGEFVNSYVLARMKILTSGRHLWSRTIGSTVFGQGVDSLIFYPLAFLGVWTTGQVITVMLTNWGLKVLWEVLLTPVTYAVVGFLKRREGVDVYDEGTDFTPFRTRV, from the coding sequence ATGGACGGCGAAGCGGCACCGGTGCGGATCAATGCGGGCCAGGTCGCGGGCGGGCATTTCCGCTATTATGATTATGTGATGGCGGCGTTCTGCGTCATCCTTGTCCTCTCCAACGTGGTTGGCGCGGCGAAGGTGGCGACGCTGGGCGGACTGACGTTCGGCGCGGGCATCCTGTTCTTTCCGCTCTCCTATGTGCTGGGCGACGTGCTGACCGAAATCTATGGCTACGCCCGCGCGCGGCGGGTGATCTGGGCGGGGTTCGGCGCGACGATCTTTGCCGCCGTCATGTGCTGGGTCATCGTCGTCATGCCGCCGGCGCCAGGCTGGGGCGGGCAGGAGGTGTACGAGGCCGCGTTCGGCCAGGTGTGGCGGATCGTCGGCGCCTCCGTGATCGCGTTCTGGGCGGGCGAGTTCGTCAATTCCTATGTCCTCGCCCGGATGAAGATCCTCACCAGTGGCAGGCATTTGTGGAGCCGCACGATCGGTTCGACCGTGTTCGGCCAGGGGGTCGACAGCCTGATTTTCTACCCGCTCGCCTTTCTCGGCGTCTGGACGACTGGACAGGTGATCACAGTGATGCTCACCAATTGGGGGCTCAAAGTCTTGTGGGAAGTGCTGCTCACGCCCGTCACCTATGCCGTGGTCGGTTTCCTCAAGCGGCGCGAGGGCGTGGACGTGTATGACGAGGGCACCGATTTCACCCCCTTCCGCACGCGGGTTTGA
- a CDS encoding TonB-dependent receptor, whose translation MPALRPILLGASILTLCGALAVPAQARPVVAQQSIEFNIPAQDLGAALNELGRQAAITIAFPSEAVAGRRSAPLRGRFTAADAARRLVAGTGLRVTERGGGALVLLRNAAPARTAAANGASAQSADANPAEEEQEVVVTGALSGVATSIARQKAATTVKNVVSSDDFAKLPDFNAAESLRRLPGISMVEDHGEGRFISIRGARPNYNGTMFNGFTVPTADSESHRVDLQTIPNTLIERIEVNKTMTPDLPGEGIGGSVNIVARNPAEIRKLTAGASLYGGVQQYHGSEIRADGYIADRFGPEGQFGFSLTGSFRQNERRAYISEPEDWQQVPSSNGGEVWAPSEISQTAGEFKQRSVGVDAAFGGSFDNLRFQIRGFYSLSNLPGTENSLTQSVEPAETGGVPTDFDADGGLVDGSISRSLSYKEWNLALYGVQTTMDADLGSGWSLDLGHSFQQAREHYPNRLDIRSTEADFTGLPLQIASDRASLGPFSGTLPGALQPGSVGVTFYQRGGRFDDQSEQTVYANLRKQIELGNGDKLELKAGTYLRFIDQGSDNVATRWTVLAGQSVSFGEFMTDSPAMVRDGIYFGSLSSFDQAHSLLADNQSKFGPAQIFYTRGVDVAADFAADVTIQAYYGMATWRHGPFTVIGGGRFETAKTRFERLGEDAGIGLQRFEGSSSHFLPSVHLRYDITPELVARASWSNTTARPDPENVYANESRDDVARTITRPNPGLEPLTSENFDASLDWYFGPLGYVSIGAFKKNIDNYPLVTQSNVTIDGELYAQFTTQAGASGKIEGFEAAFRHQFDKLPGLLGGFGLELNYAHIDSTLLFAPRPDRPPLAEQPEDIFNAGLVYAKGPVFARLSLSYTGDSIDDGGMSDDGPGYDEIISDRTTLDLSASYNLSERLQLFAEWRNITNSTAITYSGERNRLISWESFGTTAGLGLRLRY comes from the coding sequence ATGCCGGCACTTCGTCCCATCCTCCTGGGTGCAAGCATCCTCACGCTTTGCGGCGCGCTCGCGGTCCCGGCACAGGCCCGCCCGGTGGTCGCGCAACAGTCGATCGAGTTCAACATCCCGGCGCAGGATCTCGGCGCGGCGCTCAATGAACTTGGGCGCCAGGCCGCCATCACCATCGCCTTTCCCTCCGAAGCGGTCGCGGGACGCCGCAGCGCGCCCCTGCGCGGGCGCTTCACCGCGGCTGACGCTGCGCGGCGGCTCGTCGCCGGCACCGGCCTGCGTGTGACCGAGCGCGGCGGCGGCGCGCTCGTCCTACTGCGCAATGCAGCTCCGGCCAGGACCGCCGCCGCTAATGGCGCCAGCGCGCAATCCGCCGATGCGAACCCCGCCGAGGAGGAACAGGAAGTCGTCGTCACCGGTGCGCTCTCGGGCGTCGCCACCTCGATCGCGCGCCAGAAGGCGGCGACCACGGTCAAGAATGTCGTCTCGAGCGACGATTTCGCCAAGCTGCCCGATTTCAACGCCGCGGAATCGCTGCGCCGCCTGCCCGGCATCTCGATGGTCGAGGATCATGGCGAAGGCCGCTTCATCTCGATCCGCGGCGCGCGGCCCAACTATAACGGCACGATGTTCAACGGCTTCACCGTGCCGACCGCCGACAGCGAATCGCACCGCGTGGACCTGCAGACCATCCCCAACACGCTGATCGAGCGGATCGAGGTCAACAAGACGATGACCCCCGACCTGCCCGGCGAAGGCATTGGCGGCTCGGTCAACATCGTCGCCCGCAACCCGGCCGAGATCAGGAAGCTGACCGCCGGCGCCTCGCTCTATGGCGGCGTCCAGCAATATCACGGCTCGGAGATCCGCGCCGACGGCTACATTGCCGACCGTTTCGGCCCCGAGGGCCAGTTCGGCTTCTCGCTCACCGGCAGCTTCCGCCAGAACGAGCGCCGCGCCTATATCAGCGAGCCCGAGGACTGGCAGCAGGTTCCGTCGAGCAATGGCGGCGAGGTCTGGGCACCCTCCGAGATCAGCCAGACCGCCGGCGAGTTCAAGCAGCGCAGCGTCGGCGTCGACGCGGCGTTCGGCGGCTCGTTCGACAATCTGCGCTTCCAGATCCGCGGCTTCTACAGCCTCTCCAACCTGCCGGGCACCGAGAACAGCCTCACGCAGAGCGTCGAGCCCGCCGAGACCGGCGGCGTGCCGACCGATTTCGATGCGGACGGCGGCCTGGTCGACGGCTCGATCAGCCGCAGCCTCTCGTACAAGGAATGGAACCTCGCGCTCTACGGCGTGCAGACGACAATGGACGCCGACCTCGGCAGCGGCTGGTCGCTCGATCTCGGTCACTCCTTCCAGCAGGCGCGCGAGCATTATCCCAATCGCCTCGACATCCGCAGCACGGAAGCGGACTTCACCGGTCTGCCGCTGCAGATCGCGAGCGACCGCGCCTCGCTCGGTCCGTTCAGCGGCACGCTTCCCGGCGCGCTGCAGCCGGGCAGTGTCGGGGTCACCTTCTACCAGCGCGGCGGGCGCTTCGACGACCAGAGCGAGCAGACCGTTTATGCCAACCTGCGCAAGCAGATCGAGCTGGGCAACGGCGACAAACTCGAGCTGAAGGCGGGCACCTATCTGCGCTTCATCGATCAGGGCAGCGACAATGTCGCCACGCGCTGGACGGTGCTGGCGGGCCAGTCGGTCAGCTTCGGCGAGTTCATGACGGACAGCCCGGCGATGGTGCGCGACGGCATCTATTTCGGATCGCTCTCCAGCTTCGATCAGGCGCATTCGCTGCTCGCCGACAACCAGAGCAAGTTCGGGCCGGCGCAGATATTCTACACCCGCGGCGTCGACGTCGCGGCGGACTTCGCCGCCGACGTCACCATCCAGGCCTATTACGGCATGGCGACCTGGCGCCACGGCCCCTTCACGGTAATCGGCGGCGGGCGCTTCGAGACCGCCAAGACGCGCTTCGAGCGGCTGGGCGAGGATGCCGGCATCGGCCTGCAACGCTTCGAGGGCTCGTCCTCGCACTTCCTGCCGTCGGTCCACCTGCGCTACGACATCACCCCCGAACTCGTCGCCCGCGCGAGCTGGTCCAACACCACTGCGCGTCCGGACCCGGAGAATGTCTACGCCAATGAATCGCGTGACGACGTCGCGCGCACGATCACGCGCCCCAACCCCGGCCTCGAACCGCTGACGTCCGAGAATTTCGACGCCTCGCTCGACTGGTATTTCGGGCCGCTGGGCTATGTCTCGATCGGCGCGTTCAAGAAGAACATCGACAACTATCCACTGGTCACCCAGAGCAACGTCACCATCGACGGCGAGCTCTACGCGCAGTTCACCACCCAGGCCGGCGCGAGCGGCAAGATCGAGGGGTTCGAGGCCGCCTTTCGCCATCAGTTCGACAAGCTGCCCGGACTTCTCGGCGGCTTCGGCCTCGAGCTCAACTATGCGCATATCGATTCGACGCTGCTCTTCGCGCCGCGCCCCGATCGCCCGCCGCTCGCCGAGCAGCCCGAGGACATCTTCAACGCCGGACTCGTCTATGCCAAGGGACCGGTCTTCGCGCGGCTCAGCCTCTCCTACACCGGAGACAGCATCGACGATGGCGGCATGTCCGACGACGGCCCCGGCTATGACGAGATCATCTCCGACCGCACCACGCTCGACCTGAGCGCGAGCTACAATCTGAGCGAGCGGCTCCAGCTGTTCGCCGAATGGCGCAACATCACCAACAGCACCGCCATCACCTATTCGGGCGAGCGCAACCGCCTGATCAGCTGGGAATCGTTCGGCACCACGGCCGGCCTCGGCCTGCGCCTTCGTTACTGA
- a CDS encoding FecR domain-containing protein, translated as MGRVTGTQERIDAEAADWHAAIECGTADRQAFERWRSSDPAHALAFIRLSQVDAELSYLRESGLGERPLVDETPPAPPALGRRRLLTIGGIGVVAAGLGGLGWSIAAAAHTAETAVGERRRIVLAKGIAIELNTDSRVEWRHGDRLYDIRLLRGEVMVERAAGSESCRLHCGRSEVDVAAGARINARFARSGVAVSVLEGGASLRTPGPSGAIPLPPLRKATIADGTLPALSALSPIEAGAVTAWQQGQLHFNGENLEAAVAEYNRYLPRPIVIADPAIRQVRLGGRFSATDPTEFCQALREIYGIAARVEPDRIRLTRG; from the coding sequence ATGGGCAGGGTGACAGGCACACAGGAACGGATCGACGCCGAAGCAGCTGACTGGCACGCCGCGATCGAGTGCGGGACGGCCGATCGTCAGGCCTTCGAGCGGTGGCGGTCGAGCGACCCGGCGCATGCCCTCGCCTTCATCCGCCTGTCGCAGGTCGATGCGGAGCTCAGCTATCTGCGCGAGAGCGGGCTCGGCGAACGCCCCCTCGTGGACGAGACCCCGCCCGCTCCGCCCGCCCTTGGCCGCCGCAGGCTGCTGACGATCGGCGGAATCGGCGTGGTCGCGGCCGGGCTCGGTGGCCTCGGCTGGTCGATCGCGGCGGCCGCCCACACGGCCGAGACCGCGGTCGGCGAGCGGCGCCGCATCGTGCTCGCCAAGGGCATTGCGATCGAGCTCAACACCGACAGCCGCGTCGAGTGGCGGCATGGCGATCGGCTCTACGACATTCGCTTGTTGCGGGGCGAAGTGATGGTCGAGCGTGCGGCAGGCAGCGAATCGTGCCGGTTGCATTGCGGGCGATCGGAGGTCGACGTGGCGGCCGGCGCGCGGATCAACGCGCGGTTCGCGCGAAGTGGCGTCGCGGTGTCCGTGCTCGAGGGCGGGGCGTCGTTGCGGACGCCGGGCCCGAGCGGCGCGATCCCCCTTCCGCCCCTGCGCAAGGCGACGATCGCCGACGGCACACTGCCCGCGCTGTCAGCGCTCTCGCCGATCGAAGCCGGTGCGGTCACCGCCTGGCAGCAGGGGCAGCTCCATTTCAACGGCGAGAATCTCGAAGCGGCGGTCGCGGAATATAATCGCTACCTGCCGCGCCCGATCGTGATCGCCGATCCGGCGATCCGGCAAGTCCGCCTCGGCGGGCGCTTCTCGGCCACCGACCCGACCGAATTCTGCCAGGCACTCCGTGAAATCTATGGCATCGCGGCCCGGGTGGAGCCCGACCGCATCCGGCTGACGCGGGGCTGA
- a CDS encoding RNA polymerase sigma factor: MSWLRPIDIWFREQVLPYEAHYLRQARRWSRSREEAADLVQEAYLRLLQMDDWAAVRTPRSYTVTTIRNLVLQRVRREQIVAIVDIPAPSLAETRDEAPGVFEAVAERQALVDLLAEVERLPPVCRRVIRMRKFEDRAPREIALELGISVSTVETHLARGMQQLMHWRRRTSQMPVMPPVPVDPGEESGPTARPRQA; encoded by the coding sequence GTGAGCTGGCTCCGTCCGATCGATATCTGGTTCCGCGAGCAGGTCCTGCCCTATGAGGCGCATTATCTAAGGCAGGCGCGCCGCTGGTCGCGGAGCCGCGAAGAGGCCGCGGACCTGGTCCAGGAGGCCTATCTCAGGCTCCTCCAGATGGACGATTGGGCGGCGGTCCGCACGCCCCGTTCCTATACCGTGACCACGATTCGCAACCTCGTCCTCCAGCGGGTGCGCCGTGAGCAGATCGTCGCGATCGTGGACATTCCCGCCCCCAGCCTCGCCGAGACGCGCGACGAGGCCCCGGGCGTGTTCGAGGCGGTTGCCGAGCGCCAGGCGCTGGTCGACCTGCTTGCCGAGGTCGAACGCTTGCCTCCGGTCTGCCGCCGCGTGATCCGGATGCGCAAGTTCGAGGACCGCGCGCCGCGGGAGATCGCGCTCGAGCTGGGGATCAGCGTCTCCACCGTCGAGACCCATCTTGCGCGCGGGATGCAGCAGTTGATGCACTGGCGTCGTCGTACGTCGCAGATGCCGGTCATGCCGCCGGTACCGGTCGATCCCGGCGAGGAGTCCGGTCCCACGGCCCGCCCGCGCCAGGCATAG